Proteins from one Rosa chinensis cultivar Old Blush chromosome 7, RchiOBHm-V2, whole genome shotgun sequence genomic window:
- the LOC112175629 gene encoding LOW QUALITY PROTEIN: glycosyltransferase family 92 protein At1g27200 (The sequence of the model RefSeq protein was modified relative to this genomic sequence to represent the inferred CDS: inserted 1 base in 1 codon): MMTTQNKPHSFPPLLSLQNLTAMRRSLSAALLFAIAALFLFASFSLHLSRSSVSRSDLIHRYPIPSPAADHHLLRDDDQSPPLSHVSSVSTVAVLLPAWKVLIIVSPETSLSEKDRYVCVFPNNRTSRARFAGILPSRNRTAFYCAMPNRVRRLRPFLQPVLSRKSQIINNDSTTAPEMIRWTFLVYESFSTEDDVVLFAKGLNNRQGANRPPSEFRCVFGDASKPDAVRTAVTSSNQEVFRCPHPDPTALNDEANARISLEIVDGNRVVPSVAYYTAPKRRRMSSSSNAGPMEQPSHQLCACTMVYNVAKFLREWVTYHSRIGVDRFILYDNDSDDDLEHVVRQLNQEGFNVTTSFWIWPKTQEAGFSHTAVYAKSLCNWMMYIDVDEFVFAPNSWSESPAPGRHMLKSLIPKDPSIGQVSIHCNEFGPXNQKTHPLEGVTQGYTCRRRFEQRHKSIVLLEAVEHSLLNVIHHFDIKKEFRTKQLSSEDAIVNHYKYQAWPEFQTKFRRRVSAYVVDWTEGLNPMSKDRTPGLGFQPVEPKGWPEMFCEVRDDRLKMLTQKWFWSSASSKMVWQS; the protein is encoded by the exons ATGATGACGACCCAAAATAAGCCCCACTCTTTCCCACCACTCCTCTCCCTTCAAAACCTCACCGCCATGCGCCGCTCTCTCTCCGCTGCGCTTTTGTTCGCCATCGCCGCCCTCTTCCTCTTCGCCTCCTTCTCCCTCCACCTCTCCCGCTCCTCCGTCTCCCGCTCAGACCTCATCCACCGCTACCCCATCCCCAGCcccgccgccgaccaccaccTCCTCCGCGACGACGACCAGTCTCCGCCTCTCAGCCATGTCTCCTCCGTCTCCACCGTCGCAGTGCTTCTACCTGCCTGGAAGGTCCTCATCATTGTTTCGCCGGAGACTTCGCTCTCGGAGAAGGACCGTTACGTCTGCGTGTTCCCGAACAACCGCACCTCTCGTGCCAGATTCGCCGGGATTCTGCCGTCGAGGAACCGAACGGCGTTTTATTGCGCGATGCCGAACAGAGTCAGGCGACTCCGGCCGTTTCTCCAGCCGGTGCTGTCGAGGAAGTCGCAGATCATCAACAACGACTCGACGACGGCGCCGGAGATGATCCGGTGGACTTTCCTTGTCTACGAGTCGTTCTCCACCGAAGACGACGTCGTTCTGTTCGCGAAAGGCCTCAACAATCGCCAAGGCGCGAACCGCCCTCCGAGCGAGTTCCGGTGCGTCTTCGGCGACGCCTCCAAACCCGACGCCGTTAGAACCGCCGTCACGAGCTCAAATCAAGAGGTCTTCCGGTGCCCGCACCCGGACCCGACGGCGTTAAACGACGAAGCCAACGCCAGAATCTCACTGGAAATCGTCGACGGGAATCGGGTGGTCCCCTCCGTGGCCTACTACACCGCCCCAAAACGACGACGCatgagcagcagcagcaacgcGGGCCCCATGGAGCAGCCTAGTCACCAGCTGTGCGCGTGCACGATGGTGTACAACGTGGCAAAGTTTCTGAGGGAGTGGGTGACATACCACTCCCGGATCGGCGTCGACCGGTTCATTCTGTACGACAACGACAGCGACGACGATTTGGAACACGTGGTGCGGCAGCTCAACCAGGAAGGGTTCAACGTTACGACGTCGTTTTGGATCTGGCCTAAGACTCAAGAAGCTGGCTTCTCCCACACTGCCGTGTACGCCAAGTCGTTGTGCAACTGGATGATGTACATTGACGTCGACGAGTTCGTCTTCGCGCCAAATTCTTGGAGCGAGTCTCCGGCGCCGGGGAGGCACATGCTCAAGTCTCTGATACCTAAGGACCCGAGTATCGGGCAAGTTTCGATCCACTGCAACGAGTTTGGCC CGAACCAGAAAACGCACCCATTGGAAGGTGTCACGCAGGGGTACACATGCCGGAGGCGGTTCGAGCAGCGGCACAAGTCGATTGTGCTGCTGGAGGCGGTTGAGCACTCGCTGCTCAACGTGATACACCATTTTGATATAAAGAAAGAGTTCAGAACAAAGCAACTGAGCAGTGAGGATGCTATAGTGAACCATTATAAGTACCAAGCTTGGCCCGAGTTTCAGACCAAGTTCCGGAGAAGGGTGTCGGCTTACGTGGTGGATTGGACTGAGGGGCTTAATCCGATGTCCAAGGATAGGACTCCGGGGCTAGGTTTTCAGCCGGTGGAGCCGAAAGGGTGGCCGGAAATGTTTTGTGAGGTTAGGGATGACAGGTTGAAGATGTTGACGCAGAAATGGTTTTGGTCTTCTGCTAGTAGTAAAATGGTGTGGCAAAGTTGA